Proteins co-encoded in one Candidatus Krumholzibacteriia bacterium genomic window:
- a CDS encoding LEA type 2 family protein, whose protein sequence is MSTRHRFLRTPLLFPLVLLPLLGGCASVLEALQSLPRPSAEVVGARITGLGLESADLEFDLRISNPLDAPLPLVDVDVALGSGGRNFLEGVLPMQGTVPAGGQRVVPVPVQVDLLQAVRTLSGLRPGQVVDYTAELGLGVNVPGAGPRRLPLRHQGELPIPALPRVELDALRLDELGLREVSGTAVLRVANPNAFAVVVDRLSLDLQLAGRGVGTLGARQVLELDADGAGTLELPMSLSPLDLGTALLDALRRSSTDYGLSGGIGFDTPFGALASDLDVTGEVPIQRTR, encoded by the coding sequence ATGAGCACCCGACACCGGTTCCTTCGCACCCCTCTGCTGTTCCCGCTGGTCCTGCTGCCGTTGCTCGGCGGGTGCGCGAGCGTGCTCGAGGCGTTGCAGTCACTGCCGCGCCCCAGCGCCGAGGTGGTCGGGGCACGGATCACCGGTCTCGGTCTGGAGTCGGCCGACCTGGAGTTCGACCTGCGGATCTCCAACCCGCTCGACGCTCCGCTGCCGCTCGTGGACGTCGACGTCGCGCTCGGCAGCGGGGGTCGGAACTTCCTCGAAGGCGTGCTCCCGATGCAGGGGACGGTGCCGGCCGGGGGGCAGCGGGTCGTGCCCGTTCCGGTGCAGGTCGATCTGCTGCAGGCCGTGCGGACGTTGAGCGGTCTGCGGCCCGGACAGGTGGTGGACTACACGGCGGAACTCGGTCTGGGTGTGAACGTGCCGGGTGCGGGTCCGCGTCGATTGCCGCTGCGCCACCAGGGCGAACTGCCGATCCCGGCCCTGCCGCGGGTGGAACTCGATGCCCTCCGCCTCGACGAGCTGGGGTTGCGCGAGGTCTCCGGCACGGCGGTGCTCCGGGTGGCCAATCCGAATGCCTTCGCCGTGGTCGTCGATCGACTGTCCCTGGATCTGCAGCTCGCCGGTCGGGGCGTGGGGACGCTCGGCGCTCGACAGGTCCTCGAGCTCGACGCGGATGGCGCGGGCACGCTCGAACTGCCCATGAGCCTGAGTCCCCTGGATCTCGGCACCGCCTTGCTCGACGCCCTGCGGCGCAGCTCCACCGACTACGGTCTGTCCGGCGGGATCGGCTTCGACACGCCCTTCGGTGCGCTCGCCAGCGACCTGGACGTCACGGGCGAGGTGCCGATCCAGCGGACGCGTTGA
- a CDS encoding sigma 54-interacting transcriptional regulator: TDAPFVPVNCSAIPESLFEREFFGHARGAFTGADRDAPGLLEAAAGGTLFLDEVGEMPASVQPKLLRLLQEGTFRRVGEVRERSVDLRIVAATNRPLFELSQDGEFREDLYYRLSWFELGIPPLRERPDDVEALARSFLEREERRFGRAFRMDRTAWRALRRFEWPGNVRQLESAVASACARSGEEGRVRVSDLPVHVRREVRGIRERSTRDLDLHRSLERYERELILDALRRSGQQRTEAARRLGIGRNTLYEKMKRLGIRPENPGRAA, encoded by the coding sequence GACCGACGCTCCCTTCGTACCGGTGAATTGCTCGGCCATCCCCGAGAGCCTGTTCGAGCGGGAGTTCTTCGGTCACGCGCGCGGGGCCTTCACCGGTGCCGATCGCGATGCGCCGGGACTCCTGGAGGCCGCGGCCGGAGGAACCCTGTTTCTCGACGAGGTCGGTGAGATGCCGGCCTCGGTGCAGCCGAAGTTGCTGCGGCTCCTGCAGGAGGGGACCTTCCGCCGCGTCGGAGAGGTCCGAGAGCGAAGCGTCGATCTCCGGATCGTCGCTGCCACCAATCGGCCGCTGTTCGAGCTGTCGCAGGACGGAGAGTTCCGCGAGGACCTCTACTACCGGCTGTCGTGGTTCGAACTGGGGATTCCGCCGTTGCGGGAGCGGCCCGACGACGTGGAGGCCCTGGCCCGTTCCTTCCTCGAGCGGGAGGAACGGCGCTTCGGCCGTGCGTTCCGCATGGATCGAACGGCCTGGCGGGCGCTCCGACGTTTCGAATGGCCGGGCAACGTGCGACAGCTCGAGTCGGCGGTGGCCTCGGCCTGTGCGCGCTCCGGTGAAGAGGGGAGGGTCCGCGTCTCCGATCTCCCGGTCCACGTGCGCCGCGAGGTGCGTGGAATTCGGGAGCGGTCCACGCGCGACCTCGACCTGCACCGGTCGCTCGAGCGCTACGAACGCGAGTTGATCCTCGACGCGCTGCGGCGCAGTGGTCAGCAGCGGACCGAGGCGGCGCGTCGTCTCGGGATCGGTCGGAACACGCTGTACGAGAAGATGAAACGGCTCGGGATCAGACCCGAGAATCCCGGACGAGCCGCGTGA
- a CDS encoding YchJ family protein, producing the protein MTTTDLCPCESKKSYPECCGPLHRGDRPAETAEELMRSRYSAFVRQEVDYIIDTAHSDARKDLVREDIAKWARESTWNGFEVIDTEGGGPDDEQGLVEFIAFYDDAEGDEVEHHEKSIFGREDGQWRFVDGLPGRQEPYRREQPKVGRNEPCPCGSGKKFKKCCARAA; encoded by the coding sequence ATGACCACCACCGACCTGTGCCCCTGCGAATCGAAGAAGTCCTACCCCGAGTGCTGCGGCCCGTTGCACCGGGGCGACCGTCCGGCTGAGACCGCCGAAGAGCTCATGCGCTCTCGCTACAGCGCCTTCGTGAGGCAGGAGGTCGACTACATCATCGACACCGCCCACAGCGACGCCCGCAAGGACCTCGTGCGCGAGGACATCGCGAAGTGGGCGCGCGAGTCGACCTGGAACGGCTTCGAGGTCATCGACACCGAGGGGGGCGGCCCCGACGACGAGCAGGGACTGGTCGAGTTCATCGCCTTCTACGACGACGCCGAGGGTGACGAGGTCGAACACCACGAGAAGAGCATCTTCGGCCGTGAAGACGGCCAATGGCGCTTCGTCGACGGCCTACCGGGACGTCAGGAACCCTACCGGCGCGAGCAGCCGAAGGTCGGCCGCAACGAACCCTGTCCCTGCGGCAGCGGCAAGAAGTTCAAGAAGTGCTGTGCCCGAGCCGCCTGA
- a CDS encoding glycosyltransferase: MDLSALLERPSKPSAEVGIDRPCTVLLPTLGSAGDVHPVLAVARKLRARGHRPVVVTSSWFERACRDEGIEFEQLLPDAAFERAARDPDIWHPWRGFRVLARDVIVPAMRPLFEIVERRAEQTDDLVVASSVLCLGARLAHEKLGVPQVSMHVQPVVLRSREDRVGTPHLHFPRTGPRWQKDLAYAVADAAIIDPALCPELNAYRNWLGLPRVRRPFDGWIHSTQRVVGLWPDWYAPVQPDWPDDVTLTDFPLFDPGEDAPLDPAVQDFLGAGSPPVVFTGGSANVHMDELLRAGLRSCRASGERGLFLLPEPESLGPLPDGFAAFGFTPLGALLPHCRAVVHHGGIGTTARVLRSGLPQVVVPHSHDQPDNALRVEALGAGAVVPSAKLDGKRLEAALRRELNRDRTAAPIAAHVAGSADGPGDAAAAITRLVRDSRV; this comes from the coding sequence ATGGACCTCTCCGCACTCCTCGAACGTCCATCGAAACCCTCGGCCGAGGTCGGGATCGATCGCCCGTGCACGGTCCTGCTGCCGACTCTCGGCAGTGCCGGCGACGTGCACCCCGTCCTCGCCGTCGCCCGCAAGCTGCGGGCCCGTGGCCATCGTCCGGTGGTGGTCACCAGTTCGTGGTTCGAGCGCGCTTGCCGGGACGAGGGGATCGAGTTCGAGCAACTGCTCCCCGACGCGGCCTTCGAGCGGGCGGCCCGCGACCCCGACATCTGGCATCCGTGGCGGGGATTCCGCGTTCTCGCCCGCGACGTGATCGTCCCCGCCATGCGTCCCCTCTTCGAGATCGTCGAACGCCGGGCGGAGCAGACCGACGATCTGGTCGTGGCCTCGTCGGTGTTGTGTCTGGGCGCGCGGCTGGCCCACGAGAAACTCGGTGTGCCCCAGGTCTCGATGCACGTGCAACCGGTGGTCCTGCGGTCGCGGGAGGACCGGGTCGGCACCCCTCACCTCCACTTCCCGCGCACGGGTCCGCGTTGGCAGAAGGACCTGGCCTACGCCGTCGCCGACGCCGCGATCATCGACCCGGCCCTTTGCCCCGAGCTCAATGCCTACCGCAATTGGCTCGGGTTGCCGCGCGTGCGGCGTCCCTTCGACGGATGGATCCACTCGACCCAGCGTGTCGTCGGTCTGTGGCCGGATTGGTACGCTCCCGTCCAACCCGACTGGCCCGACGACGTCACGCTGACCGACTTTCCGCTCTTCGACCCCGGGGAGGACGCACCACTCGATCCTGCGGTTCAGGATTTCCTGGGCGCCGGCTCGCCACCGGTCGTCTTCACCGGCGGCTCGGCGAACGTCCACATGGACGAACTCCTGCGGGCGGGACTTCGGAGTTGCCGCGCGTCGGGAGAACGCGGGCTGTTCCTGCTGCCCGAGCCCGAGTCCCTGGGACCGCTGCCCGACGGATTCGCGGCCTTCGGCTTCACGCCTCTGGGCGCGCTGCTTCCGCACTGTCGGGCCGTGGTCCATCACGGCGGGATCGGAACCACGGCACGGGTGCTGCGCAGCGGACTGCCGCAGGTCGTCGTCCCGCACAGCCACGACCAGCCGGACAACGCGTTGCGGGTGGAGGCGCTCGGAGCCGGGGCCGTGGTTCCGTCGGCGAAACTCGACGGGAAACGGCTCGAGGCCGCCCTGCGCCGCGAACTGAACCGCGACCGCACGGCGGCCCCGATCGCGGCCCACGTCGCCGGTTCCGCGGACGGACCCGGCGACGCGGCCGCCGCGATCACGCGGCTCGTCCGGGATTCTCGGGTCTGA
- a CDS encoding tetratricopeptide repeat protein yields the protein MTSPVVHRVLAPLRPILFVAAATALALGCAERQVSTGIYQLRQGDFSEAVASFRDAVARDPDSAIAHYNLGYALSADVRARATTQDFDGAVDDLREANRSFDRAVSLDPDTYAREVTTARRFNFGELYNLAVDLSRGSALDDAIHALALARVAATDALSAQRANVLRLQIDMSRASSTGGPDARERYMGMLAELDRIRREGPVDDALVDEIENTLARARTLIETDVPGQ from the coding sequence ATGACCTCACCGGTCGTCCACCGCGTGCTCGCCCCCCTGCGACCGATCTTGTTCGTCGCCGCGGCCACCGCTCTGGCTCTCGGATGCGCCGAGAGGCAGGTGTCGACCGGAATCTACCAATTGCGGCAGGGCGACTTCTCCGAGGCCGTCGCGTCGTTCCGCGACGCCGTCGCGCGAGACCCGGATTCGGCGATCGCCCATTACAATCTCGGCTACGCACTGAGTGCCGACGTCCGCGCGCGGGCGACCACGCAGGACTTCGACGGAGCCGTCGATGATCTGCGCGAGGCCAACCGCAGTTTCGACCGAGCGGTGAGCCTCGACCCCGACACCTACGCCCGCGAGGTGACCACGGCCCGGCGTTTCAACTTCGGTGAGCTGTACAACCTGGCCGTCGACCTCAGCCGCGGGAGCGCCCTCGACGACGCGATCCACGCTCTCGCCCTGGCCCGGGTGGCGGCGACCGACGCGCTTTCCGCCCAACGGGCGAACGTACTGCGTCTGCAGATCGACATGAGCCGCGCTTCGAGCACTGGCGGGCCGGACGCTCGTGAGCGATACATGGGCATGTTGGCCGAACTCGACCGGATCCGCCGCGAAGGGCCCGTCGACGATGCCCTCGTCGACGAGATCGAGAACACACTGGCACGGGCCCGCACCTTGATCGAGACGGACGTCCCCGGGCAGTAG